Genomic segment of Pantoea alfalfae:
GCACGAGGTTTATATATGCTAAATAATGATAAGCAGGATAAAGCGTTAGCTTTATCTGAGCGCCCCTGGTATCAGCGTAGTGTAGTCGAGATATTTTCTGACCTGCAAAGCTCTCCAGCAGGATTATCGACTGCTGACGCACAGGAACGTCTGCATAAACAGGGGCCAAACGCGCTGCCGCAAAAAGCGGATAAATCAGCGCTGCTCAAATTTATCGCCCATTTTAAAGATGTGCTGATTTATATTCTGCTGGCCGCAGCGGTGATCACCGCGCTTATGGGCCACTGGGTTGATACCTTTGTCATTATCGGCGTGGCCGTTATCAATGCCCTAATCGGCTTTATTCAGGAGAGCAATGCCGAGAAATCGCTGAAAAGCATTCAGAACATGCTCGCCAGTGAAGCGATGCTGGTGCGGGACGGCAAACAGGTCACCGTCGCAACACGCGATATTGTGGTCGGTGACGTGGTGATGTTACGACCCGGCGACAAAATCCCGGCTGACCTGAGACTGTTTGAAGTTAATAACCTGCGGGTTGAAGAGGCGATACTTACCGGCGAATCAACGGTGGTGTCGAAGAAAATCGACACGCTGAGCGGTGAAAAATCGCTGGGGGACCGTCTGAATCTGGCGTTTTCGGGCACCACAGTCAGTTCCGGCACCGCCTCAGGTGTGGTCATCGCCAGTGGGGGTGACACGGAACTGGGCCATATCAACGAAATGATCAGCGGCATAAAAGAGGCTAAAACCCCGCTGCTGGTGCAGATTGACAAACTGGGTAAAGCGATCTTTTTCATCATCCTGCTGATGATGGTCGCTCTGTTTATCTTCGGTTACCTGCTGCGTGACATTCCATTGGGTGAGCTGTCTCTTTCCGTGATCAGCCTGGCGGTTGCGGCCGTGCCGGAAGGTCTTCCCGCTATCATCTCCATCATCCTGTCGCTGGGCGTGCAGTCGATGGCGCGCACTAAAGCGATTATCCGTAAGCTGCCGACTGTCGAAACACTGGGCGCGATGTCCGTGATCTGTTCCGATAAAACCGGCACGCTCACCATGAATGAGATGACGGTGAAAGCCGTAGTGCTGGCGAAGAGCCGCTGGCGCGTCAGCGGAAACAGCTATGAACCCAAAGGGGAGATTGTTGCTGAGCAGGGCGACGCAAGTGGACTCTCTGCGGCCCAGGATCCGCTGTTTCAGCAGTTCCTGCATGCGGTAGACACCTGTAATGAAAGCCAGCTGCGTCAGGAAAGTCAGGGTCACTGGACGATTGTTGGCGGCCCGACTGAAGGCGCGCTGAAGGTGCTGGCGGCGAAGGGCCAGACGACACCTCAGCCGGTTGAGGTGGTGAGCAAGCTGCCGTTCGATTCCCTCTATAAATATATGGCGGTCAGTTGTGTTGCCAGCGGCGAATCTTATGTGCTGCTGACCGGTGCGCCAGATGTACTGCTGACGCTGTGTCAGCAGCAGCAAACACCGGAGGGCGCCGAGCCGATTGATCGCGCTTACTGGGATGCCGCCATCACCACTTACGCCAGCGAAGGGCTGCGCACCGTAGCCGCCGCCTGGAAGCGAACATCTGCACCCGTTACCGCGCTGGACCATGCCGATCTGAAAAGTGACATGGTGCTGCTGGGTCTTGCCTGCATGATGGATCCCCCACGCCCGGAAGCGATTGCCGCCATCGACGAGTGTCAGAAAGCGGGTATTCGCGTCAAAATGATCACCGGCGACCATCAGGAAACCGCGATGGCGATTGGTCAGATGCTGGGTATTGGCAACAGTCAGGCCGCCATCACCGGCTACCAGCTTGAACACATGAGCGATGCCGAACTGGCCGACGCCGCAAAAACCTATGACATCTTCGCCCGAACCAGCCCGGAACATAAACTGCGTCTGGTGAAAGCGCTGGAAGCGAGCGGTGAGATCGTCGGCATGACCGGCGACGGTGTGAATGACGCACCGGCGCTGAAACAGGCCAACGTCGGCATTGCGATGGGCATCAAAGGCACCGAGGTGACAAAAGAGGCGGCCGATATGATTCTGGCCGACGATAACTTCGCCACTATCGCTGCGGCGGTGAAAGAAGGACGTCGCGTTTACGACAACCTCAGGAAAACCATTCTGTTTATCATGCCAACAAACCTGGCGCAGGGCCTGCTGATTATTATCGCGATTCTGATGGGCAATCTGCTGCCGTTGACTCCGGTACAGATCCTGTGGATGAACATGGCGACGTCGGCCACGCTGTCGTTTGGTCTGGCGTTTGAACCTGCTGAAGCCAATGCGATGCGCCGGCCACCGCGTAATGTGAAAGCGCATGTAATGAATGCTTATGCTATCTGGCGCGTGGTGTTTGTCGGCCTGCTAATCTCCATCAGTGCCTTTGTGCTGGAGGCCTGGCTGCAACCGCGCGGCTACAGCGCTGAGTTTATCCGCACCGTCCTCCTGCAGATGCTGGTCACCGCGCAGTGGGCTTACATGCTTAACTGCCGTAATTCTGATGGCTTCTCACTGGATCGCGGTCTGCTGAAAAACCGCGGAATCTGGCTGGTGACGCTGGTACTGATTGTTCTTCAGGCGATCATTATCTATGTGCCATTAATGAATACGCTGTTTGGTACGCGCCCACTGCCAATTAACTACTGGCTGATTTCGCTAATTGTCAGCATCGCGATCTTCATTGTGGTTGAGATTGAGAAACGCCTCACCCGCGCATGGCGGGTGAAGACGGCGTCACTGAGTTAACTCTGACTCCGGGTCCTGCTGCGGATTGCTCGCCAGCAGGACCTTCTTAATCAGATAGGTCAGAGGAATAGCCAGTATCCCGCCCGTAATCCCCAGTAATGCCTGCCAGAAGAGAAACGCCAGCAGCTGTGTGGTGAGCGCCAGATTGAGTCGTTTACCAATCAGCAGAGGTTCAATCACCGAACTCAGGCAGAGGTTCAGCACCATAAAGAAGCCTGAGACCGCCAGCGCAACCTGTAAATCAAACATGATGTAGCTCTGGATCACTGGCGGAATTGCGGCCAGGAAAGAACCCAGCACCGGCACGTAGTTAAAAATAAACATTAACACGCCCCAGAAAAAGGCAAACTTCAGTCCGATCAGGTGTGCACCTAAACCCACGATGATCCCGCCAAGAATACTGGTCAATGTTTTCACCCTGGCATAAACAATAACGCTCTCAATTCCCTCCTGCAGCGCCAGATAAAAGGCCTGATTTTTTCCGCTGACCCGCTGCTGAAGCGCCGCTTTCAGCAGCGGCATCTCATAGAGCATGAACAGCAGCATCAGGAACACCATGATCCACCAGGAGATGACGCCGGGAATTTGCGTCAGAAATGCAGTGACGATGCGCACTATTGCCCCCGCATCCACAAAGGTCAGCAACTGGTCGGGCGTCATACCGATATCGAGCCGGGCAAAGGCCAGCGTCAGCTGTTCAAGCCGGGCCGCCAGCAGCACGGGCGCCTGGCGGCTGAGCTGCATCAAATCGGGGGTCAGCACGGTTAACTTGAGGATAGTGACCACCATGATCAACAGCATCAGCATAATCATCAGTAGTGACGAGACGATGCGCGGTATGCGTTTGTTTTCCAGCCGGGTAATCAGGGGATCAAGCATGATGGCCAGTAACATCGCCAGCAGAACCTGATTGATCAGCGGTGCTGCCAGATAAAGGCCGGTGAGAATAATGGTCAGACAGGCGAGGATAAACAGCACGCGTGCCAGTGGCGGCCAGAGGGTGAACCAGCTCATTCCCATGATTGGGCTCCTTCAGCAAAGATAAGCTGCAGTATAGATGAGGCTTAAGCTTCAGTGCCTTGCGTCAGGTCAGAGGGGGGAGGGGCTGGAGAAAGGTTATGAAATGCGTATCAGCGTCATAATGCATTGTTTAGCTGCTGGGAAAAAGATTTTCATTGCGGGACAAATCAGTCTATCTTAAAGGAAATGATCATTCTCTAATGGTGTTTGCGATGAACGATAACCGTTTTAAAGAGCGGGGACGACCGCGGGCGTTTGATACCGATGCGGCACTGGACAGCGCAATGCTGGTATTCCGGCAAAAGGGCTATCACGCCACCTCGATAGGCGATTTGGGCCAGGCAATGCAACTCACTACCGGCAGCATCTATAAAGCTTTTACCGACAAGCGCACGCTGTTTGCAAGCGTCTTTGCTCGCTATCTCTCAAAGCGTAACAGCAGTTTAGCCGCGCGGCTGGCGCAATGTGAAAATGGCCGTGAGAAACTGGCGGCGCTACTCAATTTTTATGTGGATTCAGTGCGCGATGTCGAAGGTGAGCGCGGCTGTCTGGTCGCTGTCAGCGCCGTGGAGCTGCAAACTCTGGATGAGGAACTTGCCGGAGCCGTCAGCGCGGCGCTAATACGCAACCAGCAGAATCTGCAGCAGATAATCAGCCTGGGTCAGCAGGATGGTTCGATCAATCCCGCACTGGACAGAGAGGCCACCGCTTCGTTAATGCTTTGCATCGTGCTGGGGATGCGGGTAGCCGGTAAAGTTGCTGCGACCCGGCCCGATGCAAGCATCATCCCCCTGGCGCTGAAATTACTCGACTAAATTTTTTATTCATTAAGGAAGTGATCGTTTCCTTATTTTCCGGAGGTTTTATGCACGTATATCCACTCTACCAGCACCACTTCATTAATATTGACGCGCAGCGGCTGCACTACCTCAGCGCAGGCAGTGAACACGCTGAGGCTGTGGTTTTGCTCGCGGGTTTCCCGCAAAGCAGTTATGCCTGGCGGGAGGTTATTCCCTTGCTTGCCAGCCGCTTTCACGTGATCGCACCCGACCTGCCAGGGCAGGGTGATTCTGACTTTCCAGCCAGTGGTTACGACACTGACAGCGTGGCAGAGCGCATACTGGCGCTGCTGGACCAGCTGGGTATCGAACGCTTTCATCTGGCCGGGCATGATATCGGGGCGTGGGTCGCCTGGTCACTGGCGGCAGGCCATCCCGAAAAGGTCAGGCGTCTCGCGCTGCTGGATGGCGGCATTCCCGGCATCACACTGCCTGACTTACTGCCAATGGTGGGTGATAGCGCCTGGAAAACCTGGCATTTTGGATTTCACTGTGTGGATGATTTACCGGAAGCGCTGATCACTGGCAGAGAGGCGATCTACCTGGACTGGTTTTTTAACCGTAAGTCAGCTAATCCACATCGCATCGATGCGGCAGCCCGTCGTGAATATCTGCGCGTTTTTCAGCAGCCCGGAGCCTTGCGGGCCGGACTGGCTTTTTACCGCGCTTTTGCACAGTCGGCAGAGCAGAATCGACAGCGCGCGTTAACAGGCAAACTGGCTTTACCGCTGCTGGCTGTCAGTGCCGACCAGGGATCGATACCCGATATGGCCACCCCGCTGCGCACCGTAGCGCATCAGGTAAGCAGTGAAACTGTTCTCAACTGCGGCCATTTTATTCCCGACGAACAACCCGAGAAATTAGCGGAAATACTGGCAGACTTCTTTGTTCCCTCTCCGGATAAAAGCGCAATATCACCTCAGTGACAGTAGGGAAAGTAATGTCGTGTGGCGGATTATTAATATTATTGCTGATCCGCTGTTATCTCATACAGGTTTCCAATAAATAACACTATCTTATTGATTTTTAAGCATGTAGAGCAGGCTGTTGCGCGTTGCTTTCTGTCGCGTGCTGTGAATAAATAAACGGTCATCAACGTCCGCCATCAGGATAAGATTAAAATAGCGGTCGGCAGCAAAGTGCCGATCGCATATTGCCGGGGCTGCTATGAATCAGGAAAAAGCACGACTGGCCGGGGAAATAAAAGCCAGAGTTAATGAACTTGAATCGCAGTTAGTGGCGATTCGACGTGATATCCATGCGCATCCGGAATTAGGCTTTGATACGCTGCGTACCGCCAGCCTGGTCACAGAGTATCTGCAGGCGCTGGGACTCAATCCCCGCACCGGCGTTGGTCGCAGCGGTGTTGTGGTGGATATCGACGGCGCAGAGCCGGGTAAGACGCTGCTGTTGCGCGCCGACATGGACGCGTTGCCAATCCATGAGCAGACCGGTTTACCGTTTGCCAGCCGCTATCCCGGAAAAATGCATGCCTGTGGGCATGATATTCACACCGCAACGATGCTGGGTGTGGCAACGATCCTGCCGCACTATCGTCAGCAGCTCAAAGGCCGGGTCCGGCTGATATTCCAGCCCGCGGAGGAGACGCCAGAAAGTGGCGCTGAGGCGATGATTGCGGACGGCGCGGCAGATGGCATCGACTGGGCCGTGACCCTGCATAACAAGCCTGAACTGGCTGCGGGGGACGTCGCCCTGACGCGCGGGGCCAGCACCGCCTCCAGTGATGAATTCGACGTTACGGTACATGGCGTATCGACCCACGCGGCACGTCCTCACATGGGCACCGATCCGATTATCGCGACCGTGCATCTCATCAGCCAGCTACAGACCCTCATCTCACGTGAACGCGATCCCGCTTACTCCGCCGTACTAACCATCGGGCACATTCAGGGTGGTACCACCCACAATATCATTCCCGATAGCTGCCTGTTTCAGGGCACCATCCGGACTAAGTCGCCGGAAGTACGCGCTGCTATGGAAGCCTCGTTTAAACGGATGTGCGAAGGGGTGGCGCTGGCGCAAAACGTACGGGTGGAGGTTAACTTCCAGCGCGGCGTGCCGCCTCTGATGAATGACGATCGTTTGATCGATTCACTGGAACAGATTCTGTCGCATCAGTTTGATAAGCCCATCATTGCGCAGCCCAGCGCCAGCTTTGGTGCCGAAGATTTTTCACTGTTCACGGAACGGGTACCGGGCTGCCAGATTCATATTGGATCGGCCACGCCGGGCCGTGACGATCACCTGCATAACTCCGACTATCAGCCGGACGAACGCAGCATTACCGCCGGGACGCAGGCGCTGACCCGCCTTGCAATTGATTTACTCTCTTAATAATAAATAAATGAGGTTTATATGATGATGCGTAACCGCCTGTTCACGGCTTCTCTGACCGTCGCGCTGCTCGCCACTTCCGCGTTCAGCCAGGCGAAAGATTTCGGCACCCTGAAGTTTGCGACTGAAGCGGCTTATCCTCCGTTCAACCAGACCACACCGAGCGGCAAAATCGTCGGCTATGAGCCGGATATGGTGGCGGAACTGGCTAAACGTGCTGGCTTTAAATATGAAATCATCGCCCAGAAATGGTCGGGCATGATCCCAGGTCTTATCGACGGTAAATATGATGCGGTGATCGATGCGGTGACCGTAACGCCAAAACGTGCTGAAGCGATCGATTTTACCCATCAGTACACCGTCAGCGTCTCCAGCTTTGTGACTGCGAAAAAAAGCCCGCTGGCCACGCTGCCAGGCAGCGGCACGATTGTGACGGCGAATGATGACGCCGGCATGAAAAAAGCAATCGACGATCTGAAAACCACGTTCAAAGGCAAAACCATTGCGGTGCAGGTCGCCACCATTCAGGCGGATTTCCTTCAAAAATACCTGGGCGATGTTGCCACTATCCGCACCTATCAGGCGGGTCCTGAAACCTTCGCCGACCTGATGAATGGCCGGGTGGATGCCGTCATGGCGTCTCGTACCAACCTCAACGCCTTTGTGAAAAAACATGCTGAGTCGATCAGCAGCAGCGGCTATGGCTTCTCCGGTGGCGTGCTGGGCGCAGGCTCGGCGATTGGTCTGCGTAAAGGCAACAGTGAGCTGCAGCAGGTGCTGAATCAGGCGCTGGACGCCATGATCAAAGATGGGACGCTGAGCAAACTGTCGATCAAATGGTTTGGCGAAGATGTCGCGCCGAAAGCGTAACCGCTGATGCTGATGAATATTGACTGGCAGATACTGGGCTTCGGGGATGAGGGCTGGGGTGGCGTGCTGCTTAATGCCGCCGCCGTTACCGTCAGCGTATCGATATGCGCCTGGCTGCTGGGTGCGTTGCTGGGCAGCGTGCTCTGCTGGATACAGATTGCCGGTTCGCGCTGGCAGCAGCGACTGGCGGCAGGCTATATCACACTGTTTCGCGGCGTGCCGGAACTGCTGGTGATCTACCTCTTCTACTTCGGTGGACGACAGGTGGTCTCCACCGTGGGCACCGCGCTGGGCTTCCAGGGACCGTTCGATGTGAACGGCTTTGTGGCGGGCGCGATTGCCATCGGGCTGATCTCTGGTGCCTATCAGAGCGGGGTATTCCGTGGCGCCTTCTACGCCATTCCCGGCGGAACGCTGGAAGCGGCGACCGTGACCGGCATGGGGCGGCTGATGATGTTTCGCCGCATTATCGTGCCGCAGGCGTTACGCACTGCGCTGCCCGGCATGGGCAACCAGTGGCAATCGGTGATCAAAGAGTCGGCGCTGGTCTCGGTCACCGGACTGGTGGAAACGATGAACCAGGTCTCCACCGCAGCCAACTCCACCCAGATGTCCTTTTTCTTCTACAGCGTGGGTGCGGTGATCTACCTGATTATCACCACCTGTTCCGATATGGTTTTCCGCTACGTGGAAAAGTTTGCGATGCGCGGTCAACAGCGCGTGAAGGGATAAGGAGTCCACGTGGATATCATGTTTTTACAGCAGACGCTGCTGGCGCTGCTGAAAGGATTGCCGCTGACCATCAACCTGGCGCTGCTCTCACTGTCTGGCGGCGGCGTGCTGGCGCTGCTGCTTAACCTGCTGCGCATGACGCGTGTCGGCAGCGTTTTCTGTCGCTTCTACGTCTGGCTGTTTCGTGGTACGCCGCTGCTGATACAGATCTTTATGGTCTATTACGGTCTTGGCAGTTTACCGGCGGTGCGGGAAAGCCTGTTCTGGCCGCTGCTGCGCGATCCCTACTGGTGCGGCTTGCTGGCGCTGATTCTGAATGATGCCGCCTACACCTCGGAGATCCTGCGCGGCGGGCTGCGTGCCGTCAGTCAGCAGTCGCTGGAGGCCGCTAAAGTCTCGGGCATGTCGTCGTATAAAATCTTTACTCGCATCACTTTACCGATTGCGATTCGGCAGGCATTGCCGGCTTACAGCAATGAGATCATCTCGATGATCAAAGCGACGTCGCTGGTCAGCACTATCAGCCTGATGGAGATGACTGGCATTGCCGACTCGATAGTCTCTTCCACTTTCCGGGCGCTGGAGGTGTTCCTGAGCGCAGCGGTGATCTATCTGATACTCACCATGCTGGTCAGCAAAGGCGTATCGATGCTGGAACGACGCTTATCACCTTACTATTTTGGAGCACGCTCATGACCGCACCCACCATCATGCTGAGTCATCTCAGAAAGAGTTATGCGGGACACGAAGTGCTGCACGACATCAGCCTGACTGCGCAGGATGGCGATGTGATTTCGCTGATCGGTGCCAGCGGCTCAGGCAAAAGTACGCTGCTACGCTGCATTCCGTTTCTTGAAGTGCCACAGGCAGGCGAAATTGCGGTCGGCGAGGTGAACGTCACGCTGGATAACGCCGACGAAAAACTGAGCCGCGAGCAGCGCCGTCGCATCAAGCTGATGCGAATGCAGCTCGGCTTTGTATTTCAGAGCTTCAACCTGTGGCCGCATAAAACGGTGATGCAGAACATCATTGAAGCACCGGTTCATGTGCAGAAGCGCAGCCATAAAGAGGCAATTGAAGAAGCAGAAGCGCTGCTCCATAAAGTGGGACTCTATGCAAAACGCGACGCCTGGCCGTCGCAGCTTTCCGGCGGACAGCAGCAGCGCGTGGCGATTGCCCGGGCGCTGGCGCAGCAGCCGAAAGCGATCCTGTTTGATGAGCCGACCTCTGCGCTGGATCCGGAGCTGGTGGGTGAAGTACTGCGGGTGATCCGCAGTCTGGCAGAAGAAGGGCGCACCATGATTATCGTGACTCATGAAATGGGCTTTGCGCGTGACGTATCGAACAAAGCGGTGTTTCTGCATCAGGGGATGATTGAGGAGTCGGGCTCACCGGAACAGGTGTTCCTCGATCCGATCTCGCCGCGCTGTCGTTCCTTTGTGAACAGCCACTTTGAGCGCAATGCAGGCTAAAGCAACCGGGATGATGCAATCTGGCTTCAGCACTGATGGCTATTGTTTGAAGCCATGTTCAGGATTAATCACTCTGGCGCAGGCCGCCCGTCAGCTGGATAAACACCTCGATCATCTTCGGCAGTGCCTTTTCCGGGTCACGGCTGGAGCCGACCCAGAGTGCGGCATTCAGCGCTGCGCTGTTCAGCAGATGCGCGGCGGCATCGGCGTCTACCGGCTTGATCGTTCCGCTTTCGATCAGCTTCACAATCGTTTCGCGCGTGGCTGCCAGACAGCTGTTCTGGCTGGGCCAATGCGCGGGATCGCCCAGAAACGCCGGGCCATCGCGCAGCACAATACGCTGCACTTCGGCCTCCATGGCTAACTGAATATAGGCAATGCCTTCTGCCACCAGCTTCTCCCACTCATCTGCCACGCCAGATGCGGCTGCTTTAGCCCGCTGCGCCATCTCACCATCAACCTGTGCCACGACCGCTGCCAGCAGCCCTTTTTTATCGCCGAAATTATGGTAAAGCGCACCACGGGTCAGGCCAACGCTGGACGTCAGTTCATCCATTGATGCTGCCGCAAACCCTTTTTCAGCAAATGCGGTGCGCGCCGCTGCAATCAGCTTTGCACGGTTCTCTTCCATTGTTTCAGCGCGACGTTTAGCGGCCATGAGATCTCCTTTCACATACGGCTCGTATATCATTTGACATACGCAGCGTATGTGTGATTAATATGACATACGCCGCGTATATTAAATCATTCCTGTGTACGCCGCATCCTGCTTTGCCGACTGGCGTTATGAAAGGAACCACTATGATTACGCGCGAAACTGTTTTTCCCGCTGACCGCCATGCCCTTTATCAGCAGCATGGTTATTCTGCTGCCATCCGATCAGGCGATCTGCTGTTTGTCTCCGGTCAGGTGGGCAGCCGTGCTGACGGCACGCCCGAACCCGATTTTCCTGCTCAGGTTGAACGGGCGTTTGAAAATCTGGCGGCAACACTCGCTGCAGCAGGCTGCACTTTTGACGACCTGGTCGATGTCACCACGTTCCACACTGATCCGGAGAACCAGTTTGAAACCATCATGCAGGTGAAGCAGTCCATTTTTCCGCAACCGCCTTACCCTAACTGGACCGCGGTGGGGGTCACCTGGCTGGCGGGATTTGATTTTGAAATCAAGGTGATTGCCCGCATTCCGGCACAACAAAAATAATCCGGTGATGCCGCAAGAAAATAATTAAAATTTTTTGCATCCGTTTTCTTCACTCATTCGTATTAACAGATGAGGGCACATCGGCCCTGTCTGCAAACTCAATGAGGGAAGTGAAAATGAAACCATTCCTGCCAACTCTGCTTTTTTCTGCATTAGTTTTCAGCGGTGCAACCTATTCCGCATCCATGGACAGCGATACGGTCATGGTTGGTGGCGCTGCCATGTACCCGTCAAAAAATATTGTTGAGAATGCTGTTAACTCGAAAGATCACACCACGCTGGTCGCGGCGGTTAAGGCCGCCGGTCTGGGTCCTACACTTGAAGGGAAGGGGCCATTTACCGTTTTCGCGCCGACCAATGCCGCCTTTGCAAAATTGCCGCAGGGCACCGTCGACTCTCTGCTTAAGCCAGAGAGCAAACAGAAGCTCACCAGCGTTCTGACCTATCACGTGGTCGCAGGAAAACGGGACATGAAAGCACTGGAGAAAAAAATCAAAGCGGGTGGAGGCAAAGCGGAGCTGAAAACGGTAAATGGCGCATCCCTGCGGGTGATGGCAAACGGCCCGCACAACATTCAGCTTAAAGATGCTCAGGGCAATGTCGCTAACATTACCACTTATGATGTGAATCAGAGTAACGGCGTCATCGACGTTATCGATACCGTGCTGATGCCGTAAAGCGTTACTTATACTGTGTAGCCACTGATACTGTGGCTACATCTTTAACAGGGAAGCCGATGACAAAAACTGTGCCTCAAATTCAGGCTGACTTAATGAACCAGATTGCCTGCGGCGATAAATCTGCGCTGGCGCAGCTCTATCATGTCCTCTCTCCCCGGCTTTACGGCATTATTCTGCGTATGGTCAGACGGCGCGACTGGGCAGAAGAGATCCTTCACGACACCTTTATTCAAATCTGGCAGTCGGCAAACGACTACGACCACAAGCGCAGTCAACCGCTGATCTGGCTCAGTCACATAGCAAGAAACAGAGCGATCGATTTTCTGCGCAAACACGAGAACAGATGCTGTTCGATTGAGGAAATTAGCGAAGCTGAAGCGGGTTTTCAGCGTTCACATCTATCTGACGAAAGTCCTGCTGAAGCGCGCCGCCTTCAGCACTGTATGGCGCAGTTACCGTCAGAACAGCGACAAAGCCTTTTGCTCGCCTATTATCGTGGCCTGTCACAGAGTGAGATCGCACTTTCCATGAGACAGCCCGAAGGCACGGTAAAAAGCTGGATACGTCGCGCGTTAACCCATATTCGGGGGTTTTGGCCTGGAACTGGGACTTATGATACTTCCTGGCGCAATATGTAAACGTGCAAGTTTATAAACTACCAGTGCAGGAATAAACATCCTGCACACACTGGCGTGAGCAGGAAAATTGATCATATGTTCTTTATTGCGCTTCTTTTGCAGAAAGCGATTAATAAAGTCGCGCCATCATGCATGTCATCAATCACCACTTCAGTAATAAATGCC
This window contains:
- a CDS encoding M20 metallopeptidase family protein, translated to MNQEKARLAGEIKARVNELESQLVAIRRDIHAHPELGFDTLRTASLVTEYLQALGLNPRTGVGRSGVVVDIDGAEPGKTLLLRADMDALPIHEQTGLPFASRYPGKMHACGHDIHTATMLGVATILPHYRQQLKGRVRLIFQPAEETPESGAEAMIADGAADGIDWAVTLHNKPELAAGDVALTRGASTASSDEFDVTVHGVSTHAARPHMGTDPIIATVHLISQLQTLISRERDPAYSAVLTIGHIQGGTTHNIIPDSCLFQGTIRTKSPEVRAAMEASFKRMCEGVALAQNVRVEVNFQRGVPPLMNDDRLIDSLEQILSHQFDKPIIAQPSASFGAEDFSLFTERVPGCQIHIGSATPGRDDHLHNSDYQPDERSITAGTQALTRLAIDLLS
- a CDS encoding alpha/beta fold hydrolase; its protein translation is MHVYPLYQHHFINIDAQRLHYLSAGSEHAEAVVLLAGFPQSSYAWREVIPLLASRFHVIAPDLPGQGDSDFPASGYDTDSVAERILALLDQLGIERFHLAGHDIGAWVAWSLAAGHPEKVRRLALLDGGIPGITLPDLLPMVGDSAWKTWHFGFHCVDDLPEALITGREAIYLDWFFNRKSANPHRIDAAARREYLRVFQQPGALRAGLAFYRAFAQSAEQNRQRALTGKLALPLLAVSADQGSIPDMATPLRTVAHQVSSETVLNCGHFIPDEQPEKLAEILADFFVPSPDKSAISPQ
- a CDS encoding TetR/AcrR family transcriptional regulator, with product MVFAMNDNRFKERGRPRAFDTDAALDSAMLVFRQKGYHATSIGDLGQAMQLTTGSIYKAFTDKRTLFASVFARYLSKRNSSLAARLAQCENGREKLAALLNFYVDSVRDVEGERGCLVAVSAVELQTLDEELAGAVSAALIRNQQNLQQIISLGQQDGSINPALDREATASLMLCIVLGMRVAGKVAATRPDASIIPLALKLLD
- a CDS encoding ABC transporter permease; its protein translation is MLMNIDWQILGFGDEGWGGVLLNAAAVTVSVSICAWLLGALLGSVLCWIQIAGSRWQQRLAAGYITLFRGVPELLVIYLFYFGGRQVVSTVGTALGFQGPFDVNGFVAGAIAIGLISGAYQSGVFRGAFYAIPGGTLEAATVTGMGRLMMFRRIIVPQALRTALPGMGNQWQSVIKESALVSVTGLVETMNQVSTAANSTQMSFFFYSVGAVIYLIITTCSDMVFRYVEKFAMRGQQRVKG
- a CDS encoding ABC transporter substrate-binding protein, producing MMMRNRLFTASLTVALLATSAFSQAKDFGTLKFATEAAYPPFNQTTPSGKIVGYEPDMVAELAKRAGFKYEIIAQKWSGMIPGLIDGKYDAVIDAVTVTPKRAEAIDFTHQYTVSVSSFVTAKKSPLATLPGSGTIVTANDDAGMKKAIDDLKTTFKGKTIAVQVATIQADFLQKYLGDVATIRTYQAGPETFADLMNGRVDAVMASRTNLNAFVKKHAESISSSGYGFSGGVLGAGSAIGLRKGNSELQQVLNQALDAMIKDGTLSKLSIKWFGEDVAPKA
- a CDS encoding AI-2E family transporter codes for the protein MGMSWFTLWPPLARVLFILACLTIILTGLYLAAPLINQVLLAMLLAIMLDPLITRLENKRIPRIVSSLLMIMLMLLIMVVTILKLTVLTPDLMQLSRQAPVLLAARLEQLTLAFARLDIGMTPDQLLTFVDAGAIVRIVTAFLTQIPGVISWWIMVFLMLLFMLYEMPLLKAALQQRVSGKNQAFYLALQEGIESVIVYARVKTLTSILGGIIVGLGAHLIGLKFAFFWGVLMFIFNYVPVLGSFLAAIPPVIQSYIMFDLQVALAVSGFFMVLNLCLSSVIEPLLIGKRLNLALTTQLLAFLFWQALLGITGGILAIPLTYLIKKVLLASNPQQDPESELTQ
- a CDS encoding cation-transporting P-type ATPase — translated: MLNNDKQDKALALSERPWYQRSVVEIFSDLQSSPAGLSTADAQERLHKQGPNALPQKADKSALLKFIAHFKDVLIYILLAAAVITALMGHWVDTFVIIGVAVINALIGFIQESNAEKSLKSIQNMLASEAMLVRDGKQVTVATRDIVVGDVVMLRPGDKIPADLRLFEVNNLRVEEAILTGESTVVSKKIDTLSGEKSLGDRLNLAFSGTTVSSGTASGVVIASGGDTELGHINEMISGIKEAKTPLLVQIDKLGKAIFFIILLMMVALFIFGYLLRDIPLGELSLSVISLAVAAVPEGLPAIISIILSLGVQSMARTKAIIRKLPTVETLGAMSVICSDKTGTLTMNEMTVKAVVLAKSRWRVSGNSYEPKGEIVAEQGDASGLSAAQDPLFQQFLHAVDTCNESQLRQESQGHWTIVGGPTEGALKVLAAKGQTTPQPVEVVSKLPFDSLYKYMAVSCVASGESYVLLTGAPDVLLTLCQQQQTPEGAEPIDRAYWDAAITTYASEGLRTVAAAWKRTSAPVTALDHADLKSDMVLLGLACMMDPPRPEAIAAIDECQKAGIRVKMITGDHQETAMAIGQMLGIGNSQAAITGYQLEHMSDAELADAAKTYDIFARTSPEHKLRLVKALEASGEIVGMTGDGVNDAPALKQANVGIAMGIKGTEVTKEAADMILADDNFATIAAAVKEGRRVYDNLRKTILFIMPTNLAQGLLIIIAILMGNLLPLTPVQILWMNMATSATLSFGLAFEPAEANAMRRPPRNVKAHVMNAYAIWRVVFVGLLISISAFVLEAWLQPRGYSAEFIRTVLLQMLVTAQWAYMLNCRNSDGFSLDRGLLKNRGIWLVTLVLIVLQAIIIYVPLMNTLFGTRPLPINYWLISLIVSIAIFIVVEIEKRLTRAWRVKTASLS
- a CDS encoding ABC transporter permease, encoding MDIMFLQQTLLALLKGLPLTINLALLSLSGGGVLALLLNLLRMTRVGSVFCRFYVWLFRGTPLLIQIFMVYYGLGSLPAVRESLFWPLLRDPYWCGLLALILNDAAYTSEILRGGLRAVSQQSLEAAKVSGMSSYKIFTRITLPIAIRQALPAYSNEIISMIKATSLVSTISLMEMTGIADSIVSSTFRALEVFLSAAVIYLILTMLVSKGVSMLERRLSPYYFGARS